In one Chitinophaga sancti genomic region, the following are encoded:
- a CDS encoding aspartate-semialdehyde dehydrogenase has product MKVAVVGATGLVGSKMLQVLTERNFPVTELIPVASEKSVGKEVTFKGKQYKVVSADTAIAMKPAVALFSAGGGTSTEWAPKFAEAGITVIDNSSAWRMDPTKKLVVPEINGKTLTPEDKIIANPNCSTIQMVLALNPLHEKYKINRVVVSTYQSVTGTGVKAVEQLMNERKGIDGPKAYAHQIDLNVIPQIDVFLDNGYTKEEMKMVKETVKIMGDSNIRVTATTVRIPVMGGHSESVNVAFDNEYDLSEVRSILEKTPGIIVVDDPANAKYPMPKDAHERDEVFVGRLRRDETQEKTLNMWIVADNLRKGAATNAVQIAEFLHAQKWI; this is encoded by the coding sequence ATGAAAGTTGCCGTAGTAGGAGCTACCGGACTGGTAGGCTCAAAAATGTTACAGGTGTTAACGGAAAGAAATTTTCCGGTTACAGAACTCATTCCAGTTGCATCTGAGAAGTCAGTAGGTAAGGAAGTAACATTTAAGGGCAAGCAGTATAAGGTAGTCAGCGCAGATACGGCAATTGCCATGAAGCCTGCAGTTGCACTGTTTTCCGCAGGTGGTGGTACTTCAACTGAGTGGGCACCAAAATTTGCTGAAGCAGGGATCACTGTTATTGACAACTCTTCTGCATGGAGAATGGATCCGACCAAGAAACTGGTGGTACCAGAGATCAATGGTAAAACACTGACGCCTGAAGATAAGATCATTGCCAATCCAAACTGTTCTACCATCCAGATGGTACTTGCTTTGAATCCGCTGCATGAGAAGTATAAGATCAATCGTGTGGTAGTATCTACCTATCAGTCAGTAACCGGTACTGGTGTAAAGGCAGTAGAGCAGTTAATGAATGAGCGGAAAGGTATAGATGGACCGAAGGCTTATGCACACCAGATAGACCTGAATGTGATTCCACAGATCGATGTATTCCTCGATAACGGATACACGAAAGAGGAGATGAAGATGGTGAAAGAGACGGTGAAGATCATGGGGGATAGTAACATTCGTGTCACTGCTACTACTGTACGCATCCCGGTAATGGGTGGTCACAGTGAATCTGTGAACGTTGCCTTCGATAATGAGTATGATTTAAGCGAAGTACGCAGCATATTGGAGAAGACACCGGGCATAATAGTAGTAGATGATCCTGCAAACGCAAAATATCCGATGCCAAAGGACGCACATGAGAGAGATGAGGTGTTTGTAGGCCGCCTGCGTCGGGATGAGACCCAGGAGAAGACTTTAAACATGTGGATTGTCGCAGATAATTTGCGTAAAGGTGCAGCTACCAATGCAGTGCAAATAGCAGAATTTTTACATGCGCAGAAATGGATCTAG
- a CDS encoding PfkB family carbohydrate kinase, producing MSLTVVGTMAFDDIETPFGKSGRIVGGSATYIAWAASNFVQPINQVSVVGGDFPQSELEALKAKGIELEGIQVKKDEKSFYWSGKYHMDMNTRDTLITELNVLGDFNPVIPENYQGSEFLILGNLTPQVQMSVIRQMKTRPRLIVMDTMNFWMEVALDDLKKVLKEVDVLLVNDGEARQLSGEYSLVKAARKILTMGPRYLIIKKGEHGALLFHDNHVFFAPALPLEDVYDPTGAGDTFAGGFIGHLAKTKDVSFENMKTAIIVGSAMASFCVEKFGADRLKTITQADISARLEQFVELVNFDIDLV from the coding sequence ATGTCGCTCACAGTTGTAGGCACTATGGCATTTGACGATATAGAAACCCCATTTGGTAAGTCCGGAAGAATCGTAGGTGGCTCTGCTACTTACATTGCATGGGCTGCATCCAACTTCGTTCAACCTATCAATCAGGTATCTGTAGTAGGTGGGGATTTTCCTCAGTCTGAACTGGAAGCACTGAAAGCCAAGGGCATAGAGCTGGAAGGGATACAGGTGAAAAAGGATGAGAAATCGTTCTACTGGTCCGGTAAGTATCATATGGATATGAATACCCGCGACACCCTGATCACTGAGCTGAATGTACTGGGGGATTTCAACCCTGTAATTCCTGAAAACTACCAGGGTAGCGAGTTCCTGATCTTAGGGAACCTGACCCCACAGGTACAGATGTCAGTAATCAGGCAGATGAAGACAAGGCCAAGACTCATTGTAATGGATACAATGAACTTCTGGATGGAGGTTGCTCTGGATGATCTGAAAAAAGTACTGAAAGAAGTAGATGTACTGCTGGTAAATGATGGAGAAGCTCGTCAGCTGTCTGGTGAATATTCATTAGTGAAGGCGGCGCGTAAGATCCTGACAATGGGTCCACGTTACCTGATCATTAAGAAAGGAGAGCATGGTGCGCTCCTGTTCCATGACAATCATGTATTCTTTGCACCTGCATTGCCGCTGGAAGATGTGTATGATCCAACCGGTGCTGGTGATACATTTGCTGGTGGTTTCATTGGTCACCTTGCAAAGACAAAGGATGTCTCTTTTGAAAACATGAAGACTGCGATTATTGTGGGTTCTGCAATGGCTTCATTCTGTGTGGAGAAGTTTGGTGCTGATCGCCTGAAGACGATTACACAGGCAGATATTTCAGCAAGACTGGAACAATTCGTAGAATTAGTGAATTTCGATATTGATTTAGTATAG
- a CDS encoding porin, which yields MKKLFLTAFAVSQISFAYSQTVDSTKSPLVSISGSADVYYKYNFNGNSTDNKTSFTNSHNSFELGMFSLKAEHSFQKGSIVADLGFGRRAAEFSYNDHPGDKGSMEMAIKQLYLSYQVLDKLKISMGSFATHIGYELVDAYQNRNYSMSYMFSNGPFFNTGVKADITINEHLSAMLGVFNPTDFKSASWSTSKYIGAQVAYSANTTPLKLYLNYLEGRDTAGVQNHQLDFVALYNVSDVIGFGYNGTVSTYKNTREKELIDNTAKWWGSALYMNIDFNKTLGLTLRGEYFDDANALKTFSGTTGGHVMAGTLSVNYKVGNLTIIPEFRLDKASVDIFNKHDGAPASTSPNVLVAATYHF from the coding sequence ATGAAAAAACTTTTTTTGACAGCTTTTGCTGTCAGCCAGATTTCTTTTGCCTATTCCCAAACAGTGGATTCTACCAAAAGTCCTTTAGTGAGTATCTCAGGTTCTGCAGATGTATATTACAAGTATAACTTTAACGGCAACAGCACAGATAATAAGACCAGTTTCACTAATTCGCACAATAGTTTTGAACTGGGTATGTTCTCCCTGAAAGCCGAACATAGTTTCCAGAAAGGTAGTATCGTAGCTGATCTTGGCTTTGGCAGAAGAGCGGCAGAGTTTTCATACAATGATCATCCCGGTGATAAGGGAAGTATGGAAATGGCCATCAAACAACTCTACCTCAGTTACCAGGTGCTCGATAAATTAAAGATCAGCATGGGTAGCTTTGCCACACACATAGGTTATGAGCTTGTTGATGCTTATCAGAACAGGAATTACAGCATGAGCTATATGTTCAGCAATGGACCTTTTTTTAATACGGGTGTAAAAGCAGATATCACCATCAATGAACATCTCAGCGCTATGCTGGGTGTATTCAATCCCACCGATTTTAAATCGGCATCCTGGTCGACCAGCAAATATATCGGCGCACAGGTTGCCTACAGTGCAAACACCACTCCTCTTAAATTATACCTGAATTATCTCGAAGGCCGCGATACTGCTGGTGTGCAGAACCACCAACTGGATTTCGTAGCACTATATAATGTGAGTGATGTGATTGGCTTTGGCTATAACGGTACCGTAAGCACCTATAAAAATACCCGTGAAAAAGAGCTAATTGATAATACCGCAAAATGGTGGGGATCTGCCCTGTACATGAATATTGATTTCAATAAGACACTGGGCCTTACGCTGCGGGGAGAATATTTTGATGATGCAAATGCATTAAAAACATTTTCCGGTACTACCGGTGGACATGTTATGGCTGGCACCCTTTCTGTCAATTATAAAGTTGGCAATCTTACTATCATTCCTGAATTCAGACTTGACAAAGCTTCAGTAGATATTTTCAACAAACATGATGGTGCTCCTGCAAGCACATCACCGAACGTTTTGGTTGCTGCAACCTATCATTTCTAA
- the uvrB gene encoding excinuclease ABC subunit UvrB: protein MPFKIHSPYAPSGDQPGAIKELVEGVQDGAPYQTLLGVTGSGKTFTVANVIQQVQRPTLVLTHNKTLVAQLYGEFRQFFPDNAVEYFVSYYDYYQPEAYMPVSDTYIEKDLAINEELDKLRLRATTSLLSGRRDIIVVASVSCIYGMGNPTDYENGIIRLHKGQTISRNTVLHGLVNSLYTRTTGDFNRGNFRVKGDTVDINLPYVDYAYRITFFGDEVEEIESFDVQNGKRIGTMENAAIFPANLYLAPKDMMQQIIFEIQDELKAQVDYFRAEGKHIEAQRLSERVNYDLEMIRELGYCSGIENYSRFLDRRTPGTRPFCLLDYFPRDFLLVIDESHVTIPQIGGMYGGDRSRKLTLVDFGFRLPSALDNRPLNFFEFENLVNQAIFVSATPGDYELRQTEGVVVEQVVRPTGLLEPPIEIRPSMNQVDDLLEEIDKRVQQGGRVLVTTLTKRMAEEMDKYLQRINIKSRYIHSEVDTLERIEILRDLRLGNINVLVGVNLLREGLDLPEVTLVAILDADKEGFLRDERSLTQTAGRAARNVDGLVIFYADKITDSMQRTIDETDRRREKQIAYNRLHGITPRTVLKTREQIMGQTSVLEIKNFDENSPIAVHDEVTLVAENAVDYAKQEAAVKTIPQMEKSIAKVKKDMEKAARDLDFMEAARLRDQMFALQRELDTMKEL from the coding sequence ATGCCATTTAAAATTCATTCACCTTACGCTCCCTCCGGCGATCAGCCGGGAGCAATCAAAGAATTGGTGGAAGGCGTGCAGGATGGAGCTCCCTACCAAACCCTGCTGGGTGTAACCGGTTCCGGTAAAACCTTTACCGTAGCCAATGTCATCCAACAGGTGCAGCGCCCTACCCTCGTGCTTACCCATAATAAAACCCTGGTAGCCCAGCTTTACGGTGAGTTCCGCCAGTTCTTCCCCGACAATGCTGTCGAATATTTCGTTTCCTATTACGATTATTACCAGCCCGAAGCTTACATGCCGGTGAGTGATACTTATATAGAAAAGGACCTTGCTATTAACGAAGAGTTGGATAAGCTGCGCCTCAGAGCCACTACCAGCCTGCTCTCCGGCCGTAGAGACATCATCGTGGTAGCCAGCGTATCCTGTATCTATGGTATGGGTAATCCTACCGATTATGAAAACGGTATCATTCGTCTGCACAAAGGCCAGACCATTAGCCGCAACACGGTATTACATGGTCTTGTAAACTCACTGTACACCCGTACCACCGGCGATTTCAACCGTGGTAACTTCCGTGTAAAAGGAGATACTGTAGACATCAATCTGCCCTATGTAGATTATGCATATCGTATCACTTTCTTTGGTGATGAAGTAGAAGAAATTGAAAGCTTCGATGTACAGAACGGTAAGCGTATCGGCACCATGGAAAATGCCGCCATCTTCCCTGCAAATCTCTACCTCGCTCCTAAAGACATGATGCAACAGATCATCTTTGAAATACAGGATGAGCTGAAAGCACAGGTAGATTACTTCCGGGCAGAAGGAAAACATATTGAAGCCCAGCGCCTCTCAGAAAGGGTAAATTATGACCTTGAAATGATCAGGGAACTGGGTTACTGTAGCGGTATTGAAAACTACTCCCGCTTCCTGGACAGACGTACCCCGGGTACCCGTCCATTCTGCCTGCTGGATTACTTCCCGAGAGATTTCTTATTAGTCATAGACGAGAGCCACGTAACCATTCCCCAGATTGGTGGTATGTATGGTGGTGACCGTTCCCGTAAACTCACCCTGGTAGATTTCGGTTTCCGGCTGCCCTCTGCACTGGATAACCGTCCGCTGAACTTCTTCGAATTCGAGAACCTGGTGAACCAGGCCATCTTCGTGAGTGCAACCCCGGGTGACTACGAGCTGCGCCAGACAGAGGGCGTGGTCGTGGAACAGGTAGTAAGACCTACCGGCCTGCTGGAGCCTCCTATAGAGATAAGGCCCAGTATGAACCAGGTAGATGACCTGCTGGAAGAAATAGATAAAAGGGTACAGCAGGGGGGCCGTGTGCTGGTAACCACGCTCACCAAGCGTATGGCCGAGGAAATGGACAAATACCTGCAGCGTATTAATATTAAGTCAAGGTATATCCACTCCGAGGTAGATACCCTGGAGAGAATAGAGATCCTCCGCGACCTGCGCTTAGGTAATATTAATGTACTGGTAGGTGTGAACCTGCTCCGTGAAGGTTTGGATCTGCCCGAGGTAACCCTGGTGGCCATCCTGGATGCGGACAAGGAAGGGTTCCTCCGCGATGAACGTTCCCTGACCCAGACCGCAGGTAGGGCGGCGCGTAACGTAGATGGTCTGGTAATCTTCTATGCAGATAAGATTACAGACAGTATGCAGCGTACCATCGATGAAACCGACCGCCGCCGGGAGAAGCAGATTGCTTACAACCGCCTGCATGGCATTACGCCAAGAACGGTGCTGAAAACCAGGGAGCAGATCATGGGCCAGACATCCGTGCTGGAAATCAAGAACTTCGACGAGAATTCTCCAATAGCAGTACATGATGAAGTGACCCTGGTGGCAGAAAATGCAGTAGACTACGCCAAACAGGAAGCGGCAGTCAAGACAATCCCTCAAATGGAGAAGTCAATTGCGAAAGTGAAAAAAGACATGGAAAAGGCGGCCCGGGACCTGGACTTTATGGAAGCTGCCAGATTGCGCGATCAGATGTTTGCCTTGCAGCGTGAACTGGATACTATGAAAGAATTATAA
- a CDS encoding DUF5606 family protein: protein MQYREIVAVTGLGGLFQLIASKQDGAIVRSLEDKSTRFVSSRIHNFTPLESIEVFTTGENVNLAEVFKAMQEQDGKTALVDAKADNNAVKAYFKSVFPEFDEERVYVSDMKKMVKWYTILKNNDLLKFDEQAEEADTEEVAAETAVVEEEAAKPAKKAAKPKKAAAKDETPAAEGEEAPAAKPKKATKAKKEETPAAEGEEAPKKKAAPKKKKTEE from the coding sequence ATGCAGTATAGAGAAATAGTTGCAGTAACCGGTTTGGGCGGTTTATTTCAGTTGATCGCCAGCAAACAGGATGGTGCTATTGTAAGATCTCTGGAAGACAAGAGTACGCGTTTTGTGAGTTCGCGCATCCATAATTTTACCCCCCTGGAAAGCATTGAAGTATTTACAACAGGTGAAAACGTAAACCTGGCGGAAGTATTCAAAGCTATGCAGGAGCAAGATGGTAAAACTGCCCTGGTGGATGCTAAGGCTGACAATAATGCGGTAAAAGCTTACTTCAAAAGCGTATTCCCTGAATTCGATGAAGAAAGGGTGTATGTGAGCGATATGAAGAAGATGGTAAAATGGTATACCATCCTCAAGAATAATGACCTGCTGAAATTCGACGAGCAGGCAGAAGAAGCAGATACCGAAGAGGTAGCTGCCGAAACTGCAGTAGTTGAAGAAGAAGCAGCAAAACCTGCTAAAAAGGCAGCAAAGCCTAAGAAAGCTGCAGCTAAGGATGAAACTCCTGCTGCTGAAGGTGAAGAAGCACCAGCTGCTAAACCTAAAAAAGCTACTAAGGCTAAGAAGGAAGAAACTCCTGCTGCTGAAGGCGAAGAAGCACCTAAAAAGAAGGCTGCTCCTAAGAAAAAGAAGACCGAGGAATAG
- a CDS encoding DUF2461 domain-containing protein, with the protein MLQPTTLKFLKSLSKNNNKPWFDDHKGDYQQAKSDFDSVVQQILDGLCKQDPALIGLQVKDCTFRIYKDVRFSKDKTPYKTNMGAAFAPGGRKTPRPGYYFHLEPGGNSFAGGGLWMPEAPVLKKVRQEIDYNFEEFQQIISNKDFIRYFGKIEGETLKTVPQGYQPDNPAIAYLKLKSFTVWHHIADDATLQPALVREILKIFAVMQPFVKFMDRALDLE; encoded by the coding sequence ATGTTACAGCCCACCACGTTGAAATTTTTGAAATCACTGAGCAAGAATAACAATAAGCCATGGTTCGATGACCATAAAGGGGACTATCAGCAGGCAAAATCTGACTTTGATAGTGTAGTTCAGCAGATCCTGGATGGCCTGTGTAAACAGGATCCGGCACTGATAGGCCTGCAGGTGAAGGATTGTACATTCCGTATATACAAAGATGTAAGGTTCTCTAAAGATAAAACACCTTACAAGACCAATATGGGGGCTGCATTTGCGCCAGGTGGCCGCAAAACACCCCGCCCGGGTTATTATTTCCATCTGGAACCAGGTGGAAATAGCTTTGCCGGCGGCGGCCTCTGGATGCCCGAAGCGCCGGTATTAAAGAAAGTAAGACAGGAAATAGACTACAATTTTGAAGAGTTCCAGCAGATTATATCCAATAAGGATTTCATCCGCTACTTTGGGAAAATAGAGGGAGAAACACTCAAAACTGTGCCACAGGGCTACCAGCCGGACAATCCAGCCATAGCTTACCTGAAACTAAAAAGCTTCACCGTATGGCACCACATCGCGGACGATGCTACCTTACAGCCTGCGCTTGTTAGAGAAATTCTGAAAATCTTTGCTGTCATGCAGCCTTTTGTGAAATTCATGGACCGGGCGCTGGACCTGGAATAA
- a CDS encoding S1/P1 nuclease, whose translation MLKKLYLLGLGLILPLIPLSVFAWGVTGHRIVAEIAYRHLTPKALKAVQAILGKESMAMVSTWPDYIKSDTTHRFDSRYSWHFVDFPAHVDKAGIEATLKTVKKENLYDETEALISELKSKKGTKEEQWLAMTYLIHMIGDMHQPLHVGRDEDQGGNKIPVMWFGNQSNLHRVWDEQLIDFQQLSYTEYTAALDTADAAQIKGMQSGSVKDWLYESNQLADKVYDKTQANEKLSYKYNYVFVKDLNSQLLKGGLRLAALLNEIYK comes from the coding sequence ATGCTTAAGAAGTTATACCTGCTTGGTCTGGGCCTGATATTACCGCTCATTCCGTTATCTGTTTTTGCATGGGGAGTGACGGGTCACCGTATTGTTGCTGAGATTGCCTACCGGCATCTTACACCTAAAGCCTTGAAAGCTGTACAGGCTATTCTTGGAAAAGAGAGTATGGCAATGGTGTCAACATGGCCTGATTATATTAAGAGTGATACCACACATCGTTTTGATAGCCGTTATAGCTGGCATTTTGTAGATTTCCCTGCGCATGTGGATAAAGCGGGCATAGAGGCTACTTTGAAGACGGTGAAGAAAGAGAATTTGTATGATGAAACGGAGGCACTGATCAGTGAGTTGAAATCAAAGAAAGGAACGAAGGAAGAGCAGTGGCTGGCGATGACTTACCTGATTCATATGATAGGGGATATGCATCAGCCTTTGCATGTGGGCAGAGATGAGGACCAGGGGGGTAATAAGATTCCGGTGATGTGGTTTGGGAATCAGTCTAATTTGCATAGAGTATGGGATGAGCAGTTGATAGATTTTCAGCAGTTGAGTTATACCGAGTATACGGCGGCGTTGGATACGGCAGATGCGGCGCAGATTAAGGGGATGCAGAGTGGGAGTGTGAAGGATTGGTTGTATGAGTCAAATCAACTGGCGGATAAGGTATATGATAAGACGCAGGCGAATGAGAAGCTGAGTTATAAGTATAATTATGTTTTTGTGAAGGATTTGAATAGTCAGCTACTCAAAGGAGGCTTGAGATTAGCAGCCTTACTGAATGAAATTTATAAATAA
- a CDS encoding ammonium transporter, producing the protein MKKTSFQDYLPFIILGLVAIFGLFVKNEPLFADPEGKYNYGDIAWILVSTCLVFFMTPGLSFFYGGMVNRKNVISTMMQSFIATGLISILWVTVGFSLSFGKSYHGFIGDPTTFLFFRGVSSSAPWAAAPTIPLLLFALFQLKFAIITPALVVGATAERIRFTSYVLFMVLFSLLVYCPIAHWTWHPEGFLFKMGVIDFAGGTVVHISAGCAALAGALVLKRRKDHIEKKELQPANIPFVLLGTGLLWFGWFGFNAGSAVAANGLAASAFATTNTAAAAAGLSWIFFDVVRGRKASALGFCIGAVVGLVAITPAAGFVGIPQSIFMGFIAAIVSNMMVHYKSKTAIDDTLDVFPCHGIGGMVGMLLTGVFATKAVNVVDGWFYGNFDLFKTQFIGLSIVVAYSFTVSYAIFKLIDAFHPLRVSEEEEALGLDASQHNESYHPHMMSVYDNGTLKEEPVID; encoded by the coding sequence ATGAAGAAAACATCATTTCAGGACTATTTGCCCTTTATTATTCTGGGACTAGTGGCAATATTTGGTTTATTCGTTAAAAACGAGCCGCTTTTTGCAGATCCTGAGGGAAAATATAATTATGGTGACATCGCGTGGATTCTGGTATCAACCTGCCTGGTATTTTTCATGACCCCTGGTCTGTCATTTTTCTATGGAGGTATGGTGAACCGTAAGAACGTGATCTCAACTATGATGCAGAGCTTCATAGCTACAGGCCTGATCAGTATATTGTGGGTGACTGTAGGTTTCAGCCTGTCATTTGGTAAGTCATATCATGGTTTCATCGGAGACCCGACTACTTTCCTGTTTTTCAGAGGAGTATCCTCCAGTGCGCCATGGGCCGCTGCTCCCACCATTCCTTTGTTGTTGTTCGCGCTGTTCCAGCTGAAGTTCGCGATCATCACGCCAGCGCTGGTAGTAGGTGCTACCGCTGAAAGGATCAGGTTCACATCTTACGTATTATTCATGGTGCTTTTCAGTTTACTGGTGTATTGTCCAATTGCACACTGGACATGGCATCCGGAAGGTTTCCTCTTCAAGATGGGCGTAATTGACTTTGCGGGTGGTACTGTAGTACACATTTCTGCTGGTTGTGCCGCACTGGCCGGGGCCCTGGTACTGAAACGCCGTAAAGATCATATTGAAAAGAAAGAACTGCAACCTGCAAATATTCCATTCGTACTCTTAGGTACTGGTTTACTGTGGTTCGGCTGGTTCGGTTTCAACGCCGGTTCTGCTGTAGCTGCAAATGGTCTGGCTGCATCTGCTTTCGCTACTACTAATACTGCTGCTGCCGCCGCTGGTCTGTCCTGGATCTTCTTCGATGTGGTTCGTGGCCGTAAAGCTTCTGCACTTGGTTTCTGTATCGGTGCCGTTGTTGGTCTGGTAGCAATCACGCCTGCTGCAGGTTTCGTAGGAATCCCACAGAGTATCTTCATGGGCTTCATCGCAGCAATCGTTTCTAACATGATGGTTCACTATAAATCTAAAACTGCTATCGACGATACACTGGATGTATTCCCTTGTCACGGTATCGGTGGTATGGTAGGTATGCTGCTCACCGGCGTATTCGCTACCAAAGCCGTAAACGTAGTTGATGGTTGGTTCTATGGTAACTTCGACCTGTTCAAAACTCAGTTCATCGGTCTGTCTATCGTAGTAGCATACAGCTTCACTGTATCTTATGCGATCTTCAAACTGATCGATGCTTTCCACCCACTCCGCGTAAGCGAAGAAGAGGAAGCACTGGGTCTGGATGCGTCACAGCACAACGAAAGCTACCATCCACATATGATGAGTGTATACGACAACGGTACACTCAAGGAAGAGCCAGTAATAGATTAA
- a CDS encoding lamin tail domain-containing protein — protein MRFPIVCVCMLLHALSTHAQFEEYFNYQDLKDATRWRGTDSAWIIQNGQLKSSFGQINSNFYISTIASPPFNNIWQWSMQLNFNTSSLNYVDVYLGANKNNLLDSLLCGYFVRTGNTKDEVCLYRKDPHATPRLLIDGRDGITDHTTNILSVKVTCNDHFKWTLQVNDVVEGTATDSTYASGSIMGFVVRQSTASFAGKHFFDNVIVGNAHTDTEMIRVVINEILYDGAVEFIELYNNGISTVSLSQLFFLRRKSNGGLTDPIAFPSGSLEPGAYAAFTSDPDALLQQYKCMHVYKMALPAFTNESGEVFITGKNGDTIDALHYSDAMHFPLAQNTKGVSLERLNADAPSQQISNWHSASSTVGFATPGIANSQQLGIVDLPGKLTLSSEVFSPDNDGMEDVAVINYALPAPGYVADISIYNAAGRLVKTICNHFLLPPKGFFTWDGTDEVHNIAPTGIYIVFASLIHSEGDVQRWKLPLVLAKQKNT, from the coding sequence ATGAGGTTTCCCATTGTTTGTGTTTGCATGCTTTTGCATGCCCTTTCTACGCATGCCCAGTTCGAAGAATATTTTAACTATCAGGATTTGAAAGATGCTACGCGATGGCGCGGCACTGATTCTGCCTGGATTATTCAGAATGGACAACTAAAAAGTAGTTTCGGACAAATTAATAGTAATTTTTATATATCAACGATTGCATCCCCTCCTTTTAATAACATCTGGCAGTGGTCGATGCAGCTCAACTTCAATACTTCCTCTTTAAACTATGTGGATGTTTATCTTGGTGCTAATAAGAACAACCTGCTGGATTCCCTGCTCTGTGGATATTTCGTACGAACAGGTAACACGAAAGATGAAGTGTGCCTATACAGGAAAGATCCACATGCTACACCTCGTCTACTCATCGATGGCAGAGATGGTATCACTGATCATACAACTAATATATTAAGTGTAAAAGTGACATGTAATGACCATTTTAAATGGACACTGCAGGTGAATGACGTAGTGGAAGGTACGGCAACAGATAGTACTTATGCTTCCGGATCAATCATGGGATTTGTAGTACGACAGTCTACAGCATCCTTTGCAGGCAAGCATTTCTTTGATAATGTCATTGTAGGTAATGCACATACAGATACTGAAATGATAAGAGTAGTGATCAATGAGATCTTATATGATGGTGCTGTAGAATTTATAGAGCTATATAATAATGGTATATCAACAGTGTCACTTTCACAATTATTCTTTCTGAGAAGAAAATCAAATGGTGGACTGACAGATCCCATTGCATTTCCATCAGGTTCACTGGAACCTGGCGCATATGCTGCATTCACCAGCGATCCTGATGCGTTGCTGCAACAATACAAATGCATGCATGTATATAAGATGGCATTACCTGCCTTCACAAATGAAAGTGGAGAGGTTTTTATAACAGGTAAAAATGGTGATACAATTGATGCATTACATTATTCTGATGCGATGCATTTTCCATTGGCTCAAAATACAAAAGGAGTATCCTTAGAAAGATTAAATGCAGATGCACCTTCACAACAAATATCTAACTGGCATTCTGCTTCCTCAACCGTGGGATTTGCAACACCGGGTATTGCAAATTCCCAGCAGTTAGGTATCGTAGATTTGCCCGGTAAGTTGACCCTGAGTTCCGAAGTGTTTTCTCCTGACAATGATGGAATGGAGGATGTAGCCGTGATCAATTATGCACTGCCTGCTCCCGGATATGTAGCTGACATCTCTATATATAATGCCGCAGGCAGATTAGTAAAAACAATATGTAACCATTTTTTATTGCCTCCAAAAGGTTTTTTTACATGGGATGGCACAGATGAGGTACACAATATAGCCCCAACTGGTATATACATCGTATTTGCATCACTAATTCATTCTGAAGGAGATGTGCAGCGCTGGAAGCTCCCGCTGGTATTGGCAAAACAAAAAAATACCTGA